From a region of the Sander lucioperca isolate FBNREF2018 chromosome 8, SLUC_FBN_1.2, whole genome shotgun sequence genome:
- the LOC116046565 gene encoding gastrin-releasing peptide receptor-like gives MSLEDPLVMSPEDSRVLVLNASTEEQHQYNIWLPGIGIAAVYGIIIIVGLVGNVTLMRTCLMVKSMRTVPNLFLSSLALGDVLLLLTCAPVDASRYLVDEWVFGRVGCKLIPFIQLTSVGVSVFTLTALSADRYKAIVRPLDIHRSSAALSICFRAGAIWLLSVTLAIPEAVFSDLHTFTTSHTNETFVTCAPYPHARELHPKIHSTASFLIFYIIPLFIISVYYCFIARSLVRSSVDIPAEGHLHLQKQIKSRKRLAKTVLVFVGLFAVCWLPSHVIYLYRSYHYDQVDTSLGHFIASVCARILAFTNSCVNPFALYLMSKNFRKHFNKQLLCCTSPRRLYSQNSGSTNITTV, from the exons ATGTCTCTGGAGGACCCACTCGTTATGAGCCCAGAGGACAGCAGGGTTCTGGTTCTCAATGCCTCCACAGAGGAGCAGCACCAATACAACATCTGGCTCCCGGGAATCGGGATCGCTGCTGTCTACGGGATCATCATTATCGTGGGTCTAGTGGGAAATGTCACGTTAATGAGGACGTGTCTAATGGTGAAGTCCATGAGGACGGTGCCCAACTTGTTCCTGTCCAGTCTGGCTCTGGGGgacgtgctgctgctgctgacctgCGCCCCGGTGGACGCCAGCCGCTACCTGGTGGACGAGTGGGTCTTCGGCCGCGTTGGATGCAAACTGATCCCTTTCATCCAGCTCACCTCTGTGGGAGTCTCAGTGTTCACCCTCACTGCTCTCTCCGCTGACCG GTACAAAGCAATAGTCAGACCTCTGGACATCCACAGGTCCAGCGCTGCACTCAGTATCTGTTTTCGAGCGGGGGCCATCTGGCTGCTCTCTGTGACTCTGGCCATTCCTGAGGCCGTCTTCTCCGACCTGCACACCTTCACCACCAGCCACACCAATGAGACATTTGTGACCTGTGCGCCCTACCCCCACGCCAGGGAGCTGCACCCAAAAATCCACTCCACCGCCTCCTTTCTCATCTTCTACATCATCCCGCTCTTCATCATATCAGTTTACTACTGCTTCATCGCTCGCAGTCTGGTCAGGAGCTCTGTGGACATCCCTGCTGAAGGGCACCTGCACCTCCAGAAACAG aTCAAGTCCAGAAAGCGTCTTGCCAAAACTGTGCTGGTGTTTGTCGGCTTGTTTGCTGTCTGCTGGCTGCCCAGTCATGTCATCTACCTGTACCGCTCCTACCACTACGACCAGGTGGACACCTCGCTGGGCCACTTCATCGCCAGCGTATGCGCTCGCATTTTGGCCTTCACCAACTCCTGTGTAAACCCATTCGCCCTCTACCTGATGAGCAAAAACTTCAGGAAACACTTCAACAAGCAGCTCCTGTGCTGCACTTCTCCCAGACGCTTGTACAGTCAGAACAGTGGGAGCACAAATATAACCACCGTCTGA
- the asb11 gene encoding ankyrin repeat and SOCS box protein 11 has translation MAAVQTEVSLCTQPWQRSFYVYGGLACNSLMADFWSDRTPLHEAAYQGRLLHLRSLIAQGYHVDTLTMDRVSPLHEACLGGHYACAKFLLDNGANVEVVSTDGATPLFNSCSSGSAACVRLMLLHSASIHTPYLLASPIHEAAKKGHTECLEVLLSYGAHIDMELPVVGTPLYSACMARAAACVRVLLHSGADVRIGCGQDSPLHAAVRGEGAIIVDLLLDFGADGCCRNVEGKTPLDLSTPNSAVRIALQKKGPCSLSQLCRFYIRRSLGRSRLHRASGLFLPHSIKDFLLYQ, from the exons ATGGCTGCTGTTCAGACTGAGGTTTCCCTGTGCACACAACCTTGGCAGAGATCCTTTTACGTCTATGGGGGGTTGGCATGCAACTCGCTGATGGCTG ACTTCTGGTCAGACAGAACTCCTCTCCATGAAGCCGCCTACCAAGGCCGACTGCTACACCTGAGAAGCCTCATCGCTCAG GGCTACCATGTAGACACACTCACCATGGACAGAGTCTCTCCTCTCCATGAAGCTTGCCTCGGTGGTCATTATGCTTGTGCCAAGTTCCTGCTGGACAATGGTGCAAAT GTGGAGGTAGTATCAACTGATGGCGCCACACCTCTCTTCAACTCTTGCAGCAGCGGGAGTGCTGCTTGTGTCAGGCTCATGTTGCTGCACAGTGCTTCCATCCACACCCCCTACCTGCTGGCATCACCCATCCATGAGGCTGCtaagaaag GTCACACAGAGTGTCTGGAGGTGCTGCTGTCGTATGGAGCTCATATCGACATGGAGCTGCCGGTAGTGGGGACGCCGCTGTATTCTGCCTGCATGGCCCGGGCTGCAGCCTGTGTCAGGGTGCTACTACACTCAG GAGCAGATGTCCGAATCGGGTGTGGGCAGGACAGTCCTTTACATGCTGCAGTTCGAGGTGAAGGCGCCATCATAGTGGATCTTCTTCTGGACTTTGGGGCTGATGGGTGTTGTAGGAACGTAGAGGGAAAGACTCCTCTGGATCTGTCAACGCCAAACAGCGCAGTGAGAATAGCACTGCAGAAAAAAG GTCCCTGCTCTCTGTCTCAGCTCTGTCGGTTCTATATTCGTCGAAGTCTGGGAAGGAGTCGTCTCCACAGAGCCTCtggcctcttcctccctcacAGTATCAAGGACTTCCTCCTCTACCAATGA